A genomic region of Friedmanniella luteola contains the following coding sequences:
- a CDS encoding acyl-CoA dehydrogenase family protein gives MRRTIFDEDHEAFRDTCRTFVDRVLRPDQEKHIADHGFGRDVWLEMGRLHLLGLAVPEEYGGMGLDDPRFSMVLSEELSKLSFAYPSCVGIHADCVAPYLVDLGTEEQKRRWLPRFCTGELLTAIAMTEPSGGSDLAALKTRAVRDGDGWVLNGSKTFITNGWSADLVVVAARTSPEKGARGITLFAVETGMPGFERGRKLDKVGQPESDTAELFFADVRLGPEQVLGEVDGGFVAMMERLVTERIGAAVYNLSHARQILDETLVYVQERQAFGQPIGTFQANRFTLAELVTTADVTQAFVDACVMEQVHGRLTAVDAAKAKWWTAQVQNDILDACVQLWGGYGYMNEYRVTRAWADARVSRIWAGSNEIMKELIGRDLGLGGQPVKARAH, from the coding sequence ATGAGGCGCACCATCTTCGACGAGGACCACGAGGCGTTCCGGGACACCTGCCGGACGTTCGTCGACCGGGTGCTCCGGCCCGACCAGGAGAAGCACATCGCCGACCACGGCTTCGGCCGCGACGTCTGGCTGGAGATGGGCCGGCTCCACCTGCTCGGCCTCGCGGTGCCGGAGGAGTACGGCGGGATGGGCCTGGACGACCCGCGGTTCTCCATGGTGCTCAGCGAGGAGCTCTCCAAGCTGTCCTTCGCCTACCCCTCCTGCGTCGGGATCCACGCCGACTGCGTCGCCCCCTACCTGGTCGACCTCGGCACCGAGGAGCAGAAGCGGCGCTGGCTGCCCAGGTTCTGCACCGGCGAGCTGCTGACGGCCATCGCCATGACCGAGCCCTCCGGCGGCTCCGACCTGGCGGCGCTCAAGACCCGGGCCGTCCGCGACGGTGACGGCTGGGTGCTCAACGGCTCGAAGACCTTCATCACCAACGGCTGGTCCGCCGACCTGGTGGTCGTCGCCGCCCGGACCAGCCCCGAGAAGGGCGCGCGCGGCATCACCCTGTTCGCCGTCGAGACCGGCATGCCGGGCTTCGAGCGGGGTCGCAAGCTGGACAAGGTGGGCCAGCCCGAGTCCGACACCGCCGAGCTGTTCTTCGCCGACGTGCGGCTGGGGCCTGAGCAGGTGCTCGGAGAGGTCGACGGCGGGTTCGTCGCGATGATGGAGCGCCTGGTCACCGAGCGGATCGGGGCCGCGGTCTACAACCTGTCCCACGCCCGGCAGATCCTCGACGAGACGCTGGTCTACGTGCAGGAACGGCAGGCGTTCGGCCAGCCGATCGGCACGTTCCAGGCCAACCGTTTCACCCTGGCCGAGCTGGTCACCACGGCCGACGTCACCCAGGCCTTCGTCGACGCCTGCGTGATGGAGCAGGTGCACGGCCGGCTCACCGCCGTCGACGCCGCCAAGGCGAAGTGGTGGACGGCGCAGGTGCAGAACGACATCCTCGACGCCTGCGTCCAGCTGTGGGGCGGCTACGGCTACATGAACGAGTACCGGGTCACCCGGGCCTGGGCCGACGCCCGGGTGTCGCGGATCTGGGCCGGGTCGAACGAGATCATGAAGGAGCTGATCGGTCGCGACCTCGGGCTGGGCGGCCAGCCCGTGAAGGCCCGGGCCCACTGA
- a CDS encoding NAD-dependent epimerase/dehydratase family protein, producing MSTGRRRVLLTGATGTVAGQLLPALREAYDLRLVDVRATDRDGQVVEGVELVDLLAVDDTELHALFEGVDTVVHCGYVRPAGEPSYAEERRNVDMTQRVFEAARTAGVRRVVAASTNQASKWYEQPWAQHRIDRVGPEDYPRPDTYYGWAKAAYESLGFLYACGALGRAVEVVLVRIVAPREIDAADFADRPLERYLRDIAGYISARDLAQLFTRSVEAPSVEDRFGVPFQIFYGVSANARTFWSITNAREVVGYAPQDDSEVRFADDIARMLARG from the coding sequence ATGAGCACCGGGAGACGACGGGTCCTGCTGACGGGGGCGACGGGGACGGTGGCGGGGCAGCTGCTGCCGGCGCTGCGCGAGGCCTACGACCTGCGGCTGGTCGACGTCCGCGCCACCGACCGCGACGGCCAGGTCGTCGAGGGCGTGGAGCTCGTCGACCTGCTGGCCGTCGACGACACGGAGCTGCACGCGCTGTTCGAGGGCGTGGACACCGTCGTGCACTGCGGCTACGTCCGGCCGGCCGGTGAGCCCAGCTACGCCGAGGAGCGGCGCAACGTCGACATGACCCAGCGGGTCTTCGAGGCGGCCCGGACGGCGGGCGTCCGCCGGGTGGTCGCGGCCAGCACCAACCAGGCGTCGAAGTGGTACGAGCAGCCGTGGGCGCAGCACCGGATCGACCGGGTCGGGCCCGAGGACTACCCGCGCCCGGACACCTACTACGGCTGGGCCAAGGCCGCGTACGAGTCCCTGGGCTTCCTCTACGCCTGCGGTGCGCTGGGGAGGGCCGTCGAGGTGGTGCTGGTGCGCATCGTCGCCCCGCGGGAGATCGACGCCGCCGACTTCGCCGACCGGCCGTTGGAGCGCTACCTGCGCGACATCGCGGGCTACATCAGCGCCCGCGACCTGGCCCAGCTGTTCACGCGCTCGGTCGAGGCCCCCTCGGTCGAGGACCGCTTCGGCGTGCCGTTCCAGATCTTCTACGGCGTCTCGGCGAACGCGCGCACCTTCTGGAGCATCACGAACGCCCGCGAGGTCGTCGGCTACGCGCCGCAGGACGACTCCGAGGTGCGCTTCGCCGACGACATCGCGCGGATGCTGGCCCGCGGCTGA
- the rfaE2 gene encoding D-glycero-beta-D-manno-heptose 1-phosphate adenylyltransferase, whose translation MTTPSAAADAVTPDLPLTLRDRAPRVVVVGDVMLDRWWVGSSRRLSREAPAPVVEVSGRHEAPGGAANTAMNLAALGADVRLVGLVGADEAGRALRALLERAGVEVSGLLDPPDVATVTKTRVVSDDQMLVRIDDVPPLVLTPALEEELATATAKALVEAEALLVCDYDSGVLLSAVQSAVGRQARPPLVVVDAHDPAPWAALRPDVVTPNAEEAFRLLGRAVPHDGTRMAALTAAAAELRTRSGAASVLVTLDRDGSMLLTGDADGRPFRTPGSPRAEKQAAGAGDTFVAALTLARAAGTSLEVAARLAQAAADVVVQRFGTSVCSTDELVEHLGVGDAALDEETLLRRVAADRAAGRRIVLTNGCFDVLHRGHTTYLQQAAQLGDVLVVAVNSDRSVRRLKGPERPINGEADRAGVIAALSCVAHVTVFDTDTPVPLLERLRPDVYAKGGDYRPEQLVEAAVVESYGGEVRILDFVPSQSTTDVVGRILARRGQPLPD comes from the coding sequence GTGACCACCCCCTCGGCTGCGGCGGACGCCGTCACCCCGGACCTGCCGCTGACGCTGCGCGACCGCGCGCCGCGGGTCGTCGTGGTGGGCGACGTGATGCTCGACCGCTGGTGGGTCGGCTCCAGCCGCCGGCTGTCGCGGGAGGCCCCGGCGCCGGTGGTCGAGGTCAGCGGACGGCACGAGGCGCCGGGCGGGGCGGCCAACACCGCGATGAACCTCGCCGCGCTGGGGGCCGACGTGCGGCTGGTCGGCCTGGTGGGCGCGGACGAGGCCGGTCGGGCGCTGCGCGCGCTGCTGGAGCGGGCCGGCGTGGAGGTCAGCGGGCTGCTGGACCCACCCGACGTGGCCACGGTCACCAAGACGCGGGTGGTGAGCGACGACCAGATGCTCGTCCGGATCGACGACGTGCCGCCCCTGGTGCTCACGCCGGCGCTCGAGGAGGAGCTGGCCACCGCCACGGCGAAGGCGCTGGTGGAGGCCGAGGCCCTCCTCGTCTGCGACTACGACTCGGGGGTGCTGCTGAGCGCCGTCCAGTCCGCCGTCGGCCGGCAGGCCCGGCCGCCCCTGGTGGTGGTCGACGCCCACGACCCCGCGCCCTGGGCGGCGCTGCGACCCGACGTGGTCACGCCGAACGCGGAGGAGGCGTTCCGGCTGCTCGGCCGCGCGGTGCCCCACGACGGCACCCGGATGGCGGCGCTCACCGCGGCGGCCGCGGAGCTGCGCACGCGGTCCGGGGCGGCGTCCGTGCTGGTCACCCTCGACCGTGACGGCTCGATGCTGCTCACCGGCGACGCCGACGGCCGGCCCTTCCGCACCCCGGGCTCGCCCCGGGCGGAGAAGCAGGCCGCCGGGGCGGGGGACACCTTCGTCGCCGCCCTGACGCTGGCCCGGGCCGCGGGCACCTCGCTGGAGGTCGCGGCCCGGCTGGCGCAGGCCGCCGCCGACGTCGTCGTCCAGCGGTTCGGCACCTCCGTCTGCTCCACCGACGAGCTGGTCGAGCACCTCGGCGTCGGGGACGCGGCGCTGGACGAGGAGACCCTGCTCCGCCGGGTCGCCGCCGACCGGGCGGCGGGCCGCCGCATCGTGTTGACCAACGGCTGCTTCGACGTGCTGCACCGGGGCCACACCACCTACCTGCAGCAGGCGGCGCAGCTGGGGGACGTGCTGGTCGTCGCCGTCAACAGCGACCGCTCGGTCCGCCGGCTGAAGGGGCCCGAGCGGCCGATCAACGGCGAGGCCGACCGGGCCGGCGTGATCGCCGCCCTCAGCTGCGTCGCCCACGTCACCGTGTTCGACACCGACACCCCGGTGCCCCTGCTGGAGCGGCTCCGGCCGGACGTCTACGCCAAGGGCGGCGACTACCGGCCCGAGCAGCTGGTCGAGGCCGCGGTCGTCGAGTCCTACGGCGGCGAGGTGCGGATCCTCGACTTCGTGCCCAGCCAGTCCACCACCGACGTGGTCGGGCGGATCCTGGCCCGCCGCGGCCAGCCGCTGCCCGACTGA
- a CDS encoding glycosyltransferase family 9 protein, which produces MDGTESWVGVGRPRFPGVRRIAVLRGSGIGDLVQSLPAAEALAAAYPRAELTLIGTPAHLALLGGRPSPFHALVELPVHPGLRAGPEDPAATTAFRRWFREQHVDLAVQLHGGGRNSNPFLLGLGARHTVGSATEDAPALERTRPFLHLQHEVLRGLEVVALAGAVPTSLEPRLRLRAVERAQRDATRTGPPTVVVHPGASDPRRHWPVERFATVVAALVADGVRVELVGDTAEVALAEQLRASVADPAGLLTSRAGEQTLGELVGTLAAADVVLGNDSGPRHVAAAVGTRTAGVYWVGNVVTAAPLSRSRHRIQVGFTTRCPVCGRDLSEPGWTAERCEHDPSIVADVDPGRVLTDVRALLADAVQERRAAARTGGARGQAG; this is translated from the coding sequence GTGGACGGGACCGAGAGCTGGGTGGGGGTCGGCCGACCCCGCTTCCCCGGCGTGCGCCGCATCGCCGTCCTCCGCGGCAGCGGCATCGGTGACCTCGTCCAGTCGCTGCCCGCCGCCGAGGCGCTGGCCGCGGCCTACCCCCGCGCCGAGCTGACGCTGATCGGCACGCCCGCCCACCTGGCCCTGCTCGGGGGCCGGCCCTCCCCGTTCCACGCCCTCGTCGAGCTACCGGTGCACCCCGGCCTGCGAGCGGGACCCGAGGACCCGGCGGCGACGACGGCCTTCCGCCGGTGGTTCCGCGAGCAGCACGTCGACCTCGCCGTCCAGCTGCACGGCGGGGGCCGCAACTCCAACCCGTTCCTGCTCGGCCTCGGCGCCCGGCACACCGTGGGCAGCGCGACGGAGGACGCGCCGGCCCTGGAGCGGACCCGGCCCTTCCTGCACCTGCAGCACGAGGTGCTGCGCGGCCTGGAGGTGGTGGCGCTGGCCGGCGCTGTGCCGACCAGCCTGGAGCCACGGCTCCGGCTGCGCGCGGTCGAGCGGGCCCAGCGGGACGCGACGCGGACGGGTCCGCCCACCGTCGTCGTGCACCCCGGCGCCAGCGACCCCCGCCGGCACTGGCCCGTCGAGCGCTTCGCCACCGTCGTCGCAGCCCTGGTCGCCGACGGCGTCCGGGTGGAGCTCGTCGGGGACACCGCGGAGGTCGCCCTGGCCGAGCAGCTCCGAGCGAGCGTCGCCGACCCGGCCGGCCTGCTCACCTCCCGCGCCGGTGAGCAGACGCTGGGCGAGCTGGTGGGCACCCTCGCCGCGGCGGACGTCGTGCTGGGCAACGACTCCGGCCCCCGGCACGTCGCCGCGGCCGTCGGGACCCGGACCGCCGGCGTCTACTGGGTGGGCAACGTCGTCACCGCGGCACCGCTGAGCCGCAGCCGGCACCGGATCCAGGTCGGGTTCACCACCCGGTGCCCCGTCTGCGGACGCGACCTGAGCGAGCCGGGCTGGACGGCCGAGCGCTGCGAGCACGACCCGTCGATCGTCGCGGACGTGGACCCCGGCCGCGTGCTGACCGACGTGCGGGCGCTGCTGGCCGATGCGGTGCAGGAACGGCGCGCGGCCGCGAGGACGGGAGGCGCACGTGGACAGGCTGGCTGA
- a CDS encoding glycosyltransferase family 9 protein gives MDRLAEPDGRPELLVLRALGLGDLLVAVPALRGIRRARPDARVVLATSAWLEPVVELADAVDVLLPTVELAPLDLAPGRVEAAVDLHGHGPRSRAVCEAVRPQRLVGWRAPGWEGPEHPEDVHERERWASLVTAHGMPADPLDLALRPPDLPSPHPGAVVVHVGAAFGSREWPVARFGAVAAALRARDLEVVVTGGARDVERARRVAEVGGLPAAAVLAGRLPLLDFAALVAGARLVVTADTGAGHLASAYARPSVVVFGPAPPEHWGPPPGPHVALTHAALRGSSPFTDQPDPALLAVTVAEVLAAVDSLQIV, from the coding sequence GTGGACAGGCTGGCTGAGCCGGACGGGCGCCCGGAGCTGCTGGTGCTGCGCGCCCTGGGGCTGGGCGACCTGCTGGTCGCGGTCCCGGCGCTGCGCGGGATCCGCCGGGCCCGACCCGACGCGCGCGTCGTGCTGGCGACGTCGGCCTGGCTGGAGCCGGTGGTGGAGCTCGCCGACGCCGTCGACGTGCTGCTCCCGACGGTGGAGCTGGCCCCGCTGGACCTCGCACCCGGTCGGGTGGAGGCGGCGGTCGACCTGCACGGGCACGGCCCGCGCAGCCGGGCGGTCTGCGAGGCGGTCCGGCCGCAGCGGCTGGTCGGCTGGCGGGCGCCGGGCTGGGAGGGCCCCGAGCACCCGGAGGACGTCCACGAGCGCGAGCGCTGGGCGAGCCTGGTCACCGCGCACGGGATGCCGGCCGACCCGCTCGACCTGGCCCTGCGGCCCCCGGACCTGCCGAGCCCGCACCCCGGGGCGGTGGTCGTGCACGTCGGTGCCGCCTTCGGCTCGCGGGAGTGGCCCGTGGCGCGGTTCGGCGCGGTGGCCGCCGCGCTGCGGGCGCGGGACCTGGAGGTCGTCGTGACAGGGGGCGCACGGGACGTGGAGCGGGCCCGCCGGGTGGCCGAGGTCGGCGGGCTGCCCGCGGCCGCGGTGCTCGCCGGACGGCTGCCGCTGCTGGACTTCGCGGCCCTGGTGGCCGGGGCCCGGCTGGTGGTGACGGCCGACACCGGTGCCGGGCACCTGGCCTCGGCCTACGCGCGGCCCTCGGTCGTCGTCTTCGGGCCCGCCCCGCCGGAGCACTGGGGCCCGCCGCCGGGACCGCACGTCGCCCTCACCCATGCCGCGCTGCGCGGCTCCTCCCCCTTCACCGACCAGCCCGACCCGGCGCTGCTCGCCGTCACGGTCGCGGAGGTGCTGGCCGCCGTCGACTCGCTGCAGATCGTGTGA
- a CDS encoding YceI family protein, whose translation MTTELVGSGLVAGTWTVDPSHSTVGFTVRHLMSKVRGTFTDFSGTIVTTDDATASSVEVAITSASITTNNEQRDGHLRSTDFFDAEAGQQLVFVSTGVVEGPDGHVITGDLTINGRTRPVELAAEFLGVAVDAYGVTRLGAEASTTISRKDYGVDFNVPLEGGKLLIGDKIDINLEIEAVLA comes from the coding sequence ATGACCACCGAACTCGTCGGATCCGGCCTCGTCGCCGGCACCTGGACCGTCGACCCCAGCCACTCCACCGTCGGCTTCACCGTCCGGCACCTGATGAGCAAGGTCCGCGGCACCTTCACCGACTTCTCCGGCACGATCGTCACCACCGACGACGCGACCGCCAGCTCCGTCGAGGTCGCCATCACGAGCGCGTCCATCACCACGAACAACGAGCAGCGCGACGGCCACCTGCGCTCCACCGACTTCTTCGACGCCGAGGCCGGCCAGCAGCTGGTCTTCGTCTCCACCGGCGTGGTCGAGGGCCCGGACGGGCACGTCATCACCGGCGACCTGACCATCAACGGCCGCACCCGCCCCGTCGAGCTGGCCGCGGAGTTCCTCGGCGTGGCCGTGGACGCCTACGGCGTGACCCGGCTCGGTGCCGAGGCCAGCACCACGATCAGCCGCAAGGACTACGGCGTCGACTTCAACGTCCCGCTTGAGGGCGGCAAGCTGCTCATCGGCGACAAGATCGACATCAACCTCGAGATCGAGGCCGTCCTCGCCTGA
- a CDS encoding MarR family winged helix-turn-helix transcriptional regulator — MPRAQTAPRWLDADQQRIWRAYLLGSARLAERLDADLRAFGLDLGEYEILVTLSEAPERRVRMSELADAVHQSRSRLTHTVSRMEAAGLVDRASCPTDRRGVWAHLSDEGFALLESAAPTHVEAVRRNFVEAMTAEDYRAVGRAFTAVLAASDD; from the coding sequence ATGCCCCGCGCCCAGACCGCACCTCGTTGGCTCGACGCCGATCAGCAGCGGATCTGGCGCGCCTACCTGCTGGGCAGCGCCCGCCTCGCCGAGCGGCTCGACGCCGACCTGCGCGCGTTCGGCCTCGACCTCGGCGAGTACGAGATCCTCGTCACGCTGTCCGAGGCGCCGGAGCGCCGGGTCCGGATGTCCGAGCTGGCCGACGCCGTGCACCAGTCCCGGTCCCGCCTCACCCACACGGTGTCGCGGATGGAGGCCGCCGGGCTGGTCGACCGGGCCAGCTGCCCGACCGACCGGCGCGGGGTCTGGGCGCACCTGAGCGACGAGGGCTTCGCGCTGCTGGAGTCCGCGGCCCCCACCCACGTCGAGGCCGTGCGCCGGAACTTCGTCGAGGCGATGACCGCGGAGGACTACCGAGCGGTCGGCCGGGCCTTCACCGCGGTGCTGGCCGCGAGCGACGACTGA
- a CDS encoding FAD-binding and (Fe-S)-binding domain-containing protein has translation MPNAVSLPNPVAELPEVGDLRAELRRRRVPHTLDSTKLTRALYSSDASLYRVVPQAVAHPRTVEEAVAVLDAARAVGMPVTTRGAGTSCAGNAVGPGLVLDTARHLTAITALDPGARTATVEPGVVQSSLQVAAAPHGLRFGPDPSTHNRCTIGGMIGNNACGPRALGYGRTADNVVALDVLTGSGERLRLDGTESVDAFASLTALKKVVGANLGTIRTEFGRFGRQVSGYSLEHLLPERRFDVARFFAGTEGTLGVILGATVRLVEDSPHKLMVALGYASMADAGDAATAILPHRPTAAEGLDRRIVEVVRRTHGEAAVPPLPRGDGWMFVEVVGDDAAEVRARAERVLADGQALDGFVVDDPRQALALWKIREDGAGLAGVSLASPAYPGWEDAAVPPEHLGSYLRDFDALLASHGLDGLPYGHFGDGCVHVRIDFPLTTAGGDAVHRAFLREAAALVARYGGSMSGEHGDGRARSSLLPAMYSADAIRLFGEVKAAFDPDDLLNPGVLVDPRPFDADLRAVALVGKVDHFAQEVHNCSGVGKCLANTTPGLGVMCPSYQATREEKDSTRGRARVLQEMINGEVITMGWKSPAVHQALDLCLSCKGCARDCPTGIDMASYKSQVIDHTYRGKIRPRSHYTLGWLPRWGRMITRNRALSTLINTTMATPGLRRVVRWSAGVDQRRALPRFATRAARDRVDVPASGGRRVVLWVDSFSDCFTGEGVEAAVALLTQAGYAPEFLERNACCGLTWISTGQRDGARRQLREALDVLHPHVAAGTPVVGLEPSCLAVWRSDAAELLPDDPRVGDLAAGVLTMAELLTRTEGWRPPDLSGVELVAQPHCHHASVIGWKADADLLAASGATVTTVGGCCGLAGNFGAEKGHYDVSVKVAQHDLLPAVESRPDAVVLADGFSCRTQLAELAGRRAVTLAELLTRPHPS, from the coding sequence ATGCCGAACGCCGTGAGCCTGCCGAACCCGGTCGCCGAGCTGCCCGAGGTCGGTGACCTCCGGGCCGAGCTCCGCCGCCGCCGGGTCCCGCACACGCTGGACTCCACCAAGCTCACCCGCGCGCTCTACTCCTCCGACGCCTCCCTCTACCGGGTCGTGCCGCAGGCGGTCGCGCACCCGCGCACGGTCGAGGAGGCGGTCGCCGTGCTCGACGCCGCCCGGGCCGTCGGCATGCCGGTGACGACCCGCGGCGCGGGCACCTCGTGCGCCGGCAACGCCGTGGGTCCGGGGCTGGTGCTGGACACCGCCCGGCACCTCACCGCGATCACCGCGCTCGACCCCGGCGCCCGGACCGCGACCGTCGAGCCCGGCGTCGTGCAGTCCTCGCTGCAGGTCGCGGCCGCCCCGCACGGGCTGCGGTTCGGACCGGACCCGTCGACCCACAACCGCTGCACCATCGGCGGGATGATCGGCAACAACGCGTGCGGGCCGCGGGCGCTCGGCTACGGCCGGACCGCCGACAACGTCGTCGCCCTCGACGTGCTGACCGGCAGCGGCGAGCGCCTCCGGCTCGACGGCACCGAGAGCGTCGACGCCTTCGCCAGCCTGACCGCCCTGAAGAAGGTGGTCGGGGCCAACCTCGGCACCATCCGCACCGAGTTCGGCCGTTTCGGGCGGCAGGTGTCGGGCTACAGCCTGGAGCACCTCCTGCCGGAGCGTCGCTTCGACGTCGCCCGCTTCTTCGCGGGCACCGAGGGCACCCTGGGGGTCATCCTCGGCGCGACGGTCCGGCTGGTCGAGGACTCCCCGCACAAGCTGATGGTCGCGCTCGGCTACGCCTCGATGGCCGACGCCGGGGACGCCGCGACGGCGATCCTGCCGCACCGGCCGACGGCGGCCGAGGGCCTCGACCGGCGGATCGTCGAGGTCGTCCGGCGCACCCACGGCGAGGCGGCCGTGCCGCCGCTCCCCCGGGGCGACGGCTGGATGTTCGTGGAGGTGGTGGGCGACGACGCGGCCGAGGTCCGCGCCCGGGCCGAGCGGGTGCTGGCCGACGGGCAGGCCCTCGACGGTTTCGTGGTCGACGACCCCCGGCAGGCGCTGGCGCTGTGGAAGATCCGCGAGGACGGGGCCGGGCTGGCGGGCGTCAGCCTCGCGTCCCCGGCCTACCCGGGCTGGGAGGACGCGGCCGTCCCGCCCGAGCACCTGGGCAGCTACCTGCGCGACTTCGACGCCCTGCTCGCCAGCCACGGGCTGGACGGGCTGCCGTACGGCCACTTCGGCGACGGCTGCGTGCACGTCCGCATCGACTTCCCGCTGACCACCGCCGGCGGCGACGCCGTGCACCGCGCCTTCCTGCGGGAGGCGGCCGCCCTGGTCGCCCGCTACGGCGGCTCGATGTCGGGCGAGCACGGCGACGGCCGGGCCCGCTCGTCGCTGCTGCCGGCCATGTACTCCGCCGACGCCATCCGCCTCTTCGGCGAGGTCAAGGCCGCCTTCGACCCCGACGACCTGCTGAACCCGGGGGTCCTCGTCGACCCCCGCCCCTTCGACGCCGACCTGCGCGCCGTCGCGCTCGTCGGCAAGGTCGACCACTTCGCGCAGGAGGTGCACAACTGCTCCGGGGTGGGCAAGTGCCTGGCGAACACCACCCCCGGGCTCGGCGTGATGTGCCCGTCGTACCAGGCCACCCGCGAGGAGAAGGACTCGACCCGCGGGCGCGCCCGGGTGCTGCAGGAGATGATCAACGGCGAGGTGATCACGATGGGGTGGAAGTCCCCCGCCGTGCACCAGGCCCTCGACCTCTGCCTGTCCTGCAAGGGATGTGCGCGCGACTGCCCCACCGGGATCGACATGGCGTCGTACAAGTCGCAGGTGATCGACCACACCTACCGCGGCAAGATCAGGCCGCGCAGCCACTACACGCTGGGCTGGCTGCCGCGCTGGGGCCGCATGATCACCCGCAACCGCGCGCTCTCGACCTTGATCAACACCACGATGGCCACCCCGGGGCTGCGCCGGGTGGTGCGCTGGAGCGCCGGCGTCGACCAGCGCCGCGCGCTCCCCCGGTTCGCGACCCGCGCCGCCCGCGACCGGGTCGACGTGCCGGCGAGCGGCGGCCGACGCGTCGTCCTCTGGGTGGACTCGTTCTCCGACTGCTTCACCGGTGAGGGCGTCGAGGCCGCGGTGGCCCTGCTCACCCAGGCCGGGTACGCCCCGGAGTTCCTGGAGCGCAACGCCTGCTGCGGCCTGACCTGGATCAGCACCGGTCAGCGGGACGGGGCCCGTCGGCAGCTGCGGGAGGCGCTCGACGTGCTGCACCCCCACGTCGCCGCCGGGACGCCCGTCGTCGGGCTCGAGCCGTCGTGCCTGGCCGTGTGGCGCAGTGACGCCGCCGAGCTCCTGCCGGACGACCCGCGCGTGGGCGACCTCGCCGCCGGCGTGCTGACGATGGCCGAGCTGCTCACCCGCACGGAGGGCTGGCGTCCCCCCGACCTGAGCGGGGTCGAGCTGGTCGCCCAGCCGCACTGCCACCACGCCTCGGTGATCGGCTGGAAGGCCGACGCGGACCTGCTGGCCGCCTCGGGCGCGACGGTGACCACGGTCGGCGGCTGCTGCGGCCTCGCCGGCAACTTCGGTGCCGAGAAGGGCCACTACGACGTCTCGGTGAAGGTCGCCCAGCACGACCTGCTGCCCGCCGTCGAGTCCCGACCGGACGCGGTGGTGCTGGCCGACGGGTTCTCCTGCCGGACCCAGCTGGCCGAGCTCGCGGGCCGCCGAGCCGTCACCCTGGCGGAGCTCCTGACCCGCCCTCACCCCTCCTGA